The following coding sequences are from one Vulpes vulpes isolate BD-2025 chromosome 12, VulVul3, whole genome shotgun sequence window:
- the ANKRD11 gene encoding ankyrin repeat domain-containing protein 11 isoform X2, which translates to MPKGGCSRTPQHEDFSLSNDMVEKQTGKKDKDKVSLTKTPKLDRSDGGKEVRERATKRKLPFTVGANGEQKDSDTEKQGPERKRIKKEPVTRKAGLLFGMGLSGIRAGYPLSERQQVALLMQMTAEESANSPVDTTPKHPSQSTVCQKGTPNSASKTKDKVNKRNERGETRLHRAAIRGDARRIKELIGEGADVNVKDFAGWTALHEACNRGYYDVAKQLLAAGAEVNTKGLDDDTPLHDAANNGHYKVVKLLLRYGGNPQQSNRKGETPLKVANSPTMVNLLLGKGTYTSSEESSTESSEEEDAPSFAPSSSVDGNNTDSEFEKGLKHKAKNPEPQKTVTPVKDEYEFDEDDEQDRVPPVDDKHLLKKDYRKETKSNSFISIPKMEVKSYTKNNTIAPKKAAHRILSDTSDEEDVGVTVGTGEKLRLSAHTILPGNKTREPSNSKQQKEKNKVKKKRKKETKGKEVRFGKRNDKFCSSESESESSESGEDDGDSVGSSSCLKESPLVLKDPSLFSSLSASSTSSHGSSAAQKHNPSHADPHAKHWRTDNWKTISSPAWSEVSSLSDSTRTRLTSESDCSSDGSSVESLKPVRKKQEHRKRGGLQSTLSEKKNSFHTSVDGAIPKLDKEGKVVKKHKTKHKHKNKEKGLCSAGQELKLKSFTYEYEDSKQRSDKAILLDNDVSNDNKLKALKHDREHLKKEERLGKVKAEEKEWLFKDEMLKVSKDEKSLRRIKDMSRSFREEKERLNKAEKEKLVKEKSPKEEKLRLYKEERKKKSKDRPSKLEKKNDFKEDRLSKEKEKTFKEEKEKLKKEKVYKEDSSAFDEYCNKSQFLENEDTKFSLSDDQQDRWFSDLSDSSFDFKGDDSWDSPVTDYRDVKSDPVARLILETVKEDSKDKKRENRGREKRDYGDKRNDRDAFFRKKDRECLDKSCERRKEPMEKHKGVTSCLPEKDKKRRESAESGRDRKDPLESIKERRDGRAKPDEAYREELKELAGEAGFKDRPDCDFGKGLEPWERLHPAREKEKKDRGKGDKYRDKSGDKDKSEKSILEKCPKDKEFDKCFKEKKDAKEKHKDTHGKDKERKASLDQVKEKREKTFPGLLSEDFPEKKDEKKGKEKSWYIADIFTDESEDEKDEYAASALRLGEAGDVARADGPADTERPRKHSAERQHTDKKDRELREKKKEKGAPDGARDKREKVPEKHKDKKEKEPAEKYKDRKDRTSVDSTQEKKNKQKPPEKVERRPVAEDKTKGRHRERPDKEHCRDRKASRSAEAEKSLLEKLEEEALHAYREDSNDKASEVSSDSFTDRGQEPGLSALLEVSFTEPTEDKVKDKERHRHSSSSSKKSHDRERVKKDKSEKREKSDDYKDSGGRKDPIQYDKDFSDADAYGLPYGTKADTEDGLEKALELFSTEKKEKNDSEREPSKKIEKELKPYGSSAASALKEKRRREKHREKWRDEREKHRDRHGDGLLRHHKDEQRPAARDKDAPPNPLRDRSREDSLKLSEARLKEKFKDNPEKEKGDPAKVSNGEKLPVSRDPGKRDARPREKLLGDGDLMMTSFERMLSQKDLEVEERHKRHKERMKQMEKMRHRSGDPKLKERMKPAEDARKKSLDVPPKKPLALDPALKDKKLRESAPAPAAPENKPHPGPAVDTRDWLAGPHMKEVLPASPRPDQGRPTGVPTPASVVSCPSYEEAMHTPRTPSCSADDYSDLMFDCTDPQPVSSTSTSACSPSFFDRFSVAASGISETASQTPTRPLCTSLYRSVSVDIRRTPEEEFSTGDKLFRQQSVPTASSYDSPGQHLEDKAPGPPGPAEKFTCLSPGYYSPDYGIPSPKADALHCPPAAVVNVTPSPEGAFSGLQAKSPPPHRDELLAPSMEGALPPDLGIPLDATEDQQATAAIIPPEPSYLEPLDEGPFSTVITEEPVEWAHPAASEQGLSCSLIGGAPENPVSWPVGPDLLLKSPQRLPESPQHFCPTEALHPAAPGPFGTTEPPYPGSPDAYPLSATEPGLEGAKSDEVEAVPASVSTPEEPAPFAAASRLEPFFTNCKPLPEAPADVAAEPSCLTTVTQVEALGPIESNFLENGHDLSALSQVEPVPWPDGFPNSEDDLDLGPFSLPELPPLQAKDVSDVETEPVEETALAPPEDAPAGPPVVPSGGDIPASAAEEQPVLPPDPVAPRLPTEPEPPEEPQPDAMLEATVEAGTVSEGRVPEDSDSSLGPVAAPSEQPPPGSGEEEAEGQDLTAASHSVPDTPVDGVAQAHAVDGAGPLDGASLEGPLGSIQPEVTEPEPKPAAEAPKAPKVEEIPQRMTRNRAQMLANQNKQSSPPSEKEPAPAPAPRAKGRCCEEDDPQAQHPRKRRFQRSSQQLQQQMNTSTQQTREVIQQTLAAIVDAIKLDDIEPYHSDRSNPYFEYLQIRKKIEEKRKILCYITPQAPQCYAEYVTYTGSYLLDGKPLSKLHIPVIAPPPSLAEPLKELFKQQEAVRGKLRLQHSIEREKLIVSCEQEILRVHCRAARTIANQAVPFSACTMLLDSEVYNMPLESQGDENKSVRDRFNARQFISWLQDVDDKYDRMKTCLLMRQQHEAAALNAVQRMEWQLKVQELDPAGHKSLCVNEVPSFYVPMVDVNDDFVLLPA; encoded by the exons agaagcagggtcctgAGCGGAAGAGGATTAAGAAGGAGCCTGTCACCCGAAAGGCTGGACTGCTGTTTGGCATGGGGCTCTCTGGGATCCGAGCCGGCTACCCCCTCTCCGAGCGCCAGCAGGTGGCTCTCCTCATGCAGATGACTGCCGAGGAGTCTGCCAACAGCCCAG TAGACACAACACCAAAGCACCCCTCCCAGTCGACAGTGTGTCAGAAGGGGACGCCTAACTCTGCCtcaaaaaccaaagacaaagtgAACAAGCGAAACGAGCGTGGAGAGACCCGCCTGCACCGCGCAGCCATCCGCGGGGATGCCCGGCGCATCAAGGAACTCATTGGAGAGGGCGCGGACGTCAACGTCAAGGATTTTGCAG GCTGGACAGCGCTGCACGAGGCGTGTAACCGGGGCTACTACGATGTCGCCAAGCAGCTGCTGGCCGCAGGCGCGGAGGTGAACACCAAGGGTCTGGATGATGACACGCCCCTGCACGACGCTGCCAACAATGGGCACTATAAG GTGGTGAAGCTGTTGTTACGCTATGGAGGAAACCCTCAGCAGAGCAACAGAAAAGGCGAGACGCCACTAAAGGTGGCCAACTCCCCAACCATGGTGAATCTCCTGCTGGGCAAGGGAACCTACACGTCCAGCGAGGAGAGCTCAACCG AGAGCTCAGAGGAGGAGGACGCCCCATCATTTGCACCTTCTAGCTCAGTTGATGGCAATAACACAGACTCTGAATTTGAGAAAGGCCTGAAGCACAAGGCTAAGAACCCGGAGCCCCAGAAAACTGTGACACCTGTCAAGGACGAGTACGAGTTTGATGAGGATGATGAGCAAGACAGAGTCCCTCCAGTAGATGACAAACACTTACTGAAAAAGGATTACAGAAAAGAAACTAAatcaaatagttttatttctatacccaaaatggaagtgaaaagttATACTAAAAATAACACAATCGCACCAAAGAAAGCGGCTCATCGCATCTTGTCGGACACGTCGGATGAGGAGGACGTTGGTGTCACTGTGGGGACAGGAGAGAAGCTGAGGCTTTCGGCACACACAATCCTGCCCGGTAACAAAACACGGGAACCTTCCAACTCCaagcagcagaaggaaaaaaataaagtgaaaaagaagcgaaagaaagaaacaaaaggcaaagaagtGCGATTTGGGAAGAGGAACGACAAGTTCTGTTCATCAGAGTCAGAGAGCGAGTCCTCAGAGAGCGGCGAGGACGACGGGGACTCGGTGGGGAGCTCCAGCTGCCTCAAGGAGTCCCCGCTGGTGCTGAAGGACCCCTCCCTGTTCAGCTCCCTGTCTGCCTCCTCCACCTCGTCTCACGGGAGCTCTGCTGCCCAGAAGCATAACCCCAGCCATGCAGACCCACACGCCAAGCACTGGCGGACAGACAATTGGAAAACCATTTCCTCTCCTGCCTGGTCGGAGGTCAGCTCTTTATCAGACTCCACAAGGACGAGACTGACGAGCGAGTCTGATTGCTCCTCTGACGGCTCCAGTGTGGAGTCGCTGAAGCCcgtgaggaagaagcaggagcaTAGGAAGAGGGGTGGCCTGCAGAGCACGCTGTCAGAGAAGAAGAACTCTTTTCACACCAGCGTGGATGGTGCCATTCCCAAGCTGGACAAGGAGGGCAAAGTTGTCAAGAAACACAAAAcgaaacacaaacacaaaaacaaggaGAAGGGGCTGTGTTCGGCTGGTCAGGAGCTTAAGCTGAAGAGCTTCACGTATGAGTATGAGGACTCAAAGCAGAGGTCAGATAAGGCCATCCTTCTGGACAACGACGTTTCCAACGACAACAAGCTGAAAGCCCTGAAGCACGACCGGGAGCATCTCAAGAAGGAGGAGAGACTTGGCAAAGtaaaggcagaggagaaggagtgGCTCTTCAAAGACGAGATGCTCAAGGTTTCCAAGGATGAAAAATCCCTGAGAAGAATCAAAGATATGAGCAGGTCTTTCCGAGAAGAGAAGGAGCGCTTGAATaaagcagaaaaggagaaattagTGAAGGAAAAGTCTCCAAAAGAGGAAAAACTGCGACTGtacaaagaggaaaggaagaaaaagtccaAAGACAGGCCCTCAAagctagagaaaaagaatgactttaagGAGGACAGACTttcaaaggagaaggagaagactttcaaagaagagaaagaaaaactcaaaaaagaaaaggtttataAGGAAGACTCGTCTGCCTTTGATGAATACTGTAACAAAAGTCAGTTTCTGGAGAACGAAGACACCAAGTTCAGCCTCTCTGATGACCAACAGGACAGGTGGTTTTCTGACTTGTCCGACTCCTCCTTCGACTTCAAAGGGGATGACAGCTGGGACTCTCCAGTGACGGACTACAGGGATGTAAAGAGTGACCCTGTGGCCAGGCTAATCCTGGAGACAGTCAAAGAGGACAGCAAGGATAAGAAGCGAGAGAACAGGGGCCGCGAGAAGCGAGACTATGGGGACAAGCGGAATGACAGGGATGCCTTCTTCAGGAAGAAGGACAGGGAATGTCTGGACAAGAGCTGcgagaggaggaaggagccaATGGAGAAGCACAAAGGCGTCACCAGCTGCCTCCCTGAGAAGGACAAGAAGAGGAGGGAGTCTGCCGAGAGTGGACGGGACAGGAAGGACCCTCTTGAGAGTATCAAGGAGCGGAGGGATGGCCGGGCTAAGCCCGATGAGGCATACCGCGAGGAGCTCAAGGAGCTGGCGGGTGAGGCTGGCTTCAAGGACAGGCCCGACTGCGACTTTGGAAAGGGCCTAGAGCCCTGGGAGAGGCTCCATCCAGCccgagagaaggagaagaaggacagagggaagggggaTAAATACAGAGACAAGTCCGGCGACAAAGATAAAAGTGAAAAGTCTATCCTTGAGAAATGTCCAAAGGACAAGGAATTTGATAaatgtttcaaagagaaaaaagatgccaAGGAGAAGCATAAAGATACACATGGCAAAGACAAGGAGAGGAAAGCGTCTCTCGACCAAgttaaggagaaaagggagaagactTTCCCTGGGCTGCTCTCCGAGGACTTCCCTGAGAAGAAAGACGAGAAGAAGGGTAAGGAGAAGAGCTGGTATATCGCAGACATCTTCACTGACGAGAGTGAGGACGAGAAAGATGAGTACGCAGCCAGCGCACTCAGGCTCGGAGAGGCTGGGGATGTGGCGCGGGCAGATGGCCCCGCAGACACTGAGCGGCCTCGGAAGCACTCTGCTGAGCGGCAGCACACAGACAAGAAGGACCGGGAACTCcgagagaagaagaaggagaagggagctCCAGATGGGGCCagggacaagagagagaaagttcCCGAGAAGCACAAggacaaaaaggagaaagagccTGCAGAGAAGTACAAGGACAGGAAGGACCGCACATCGGTGGACTCCACACAGGAGAAGAAGAACAAACAGAAGCCCCCGGAGAAGGTGGAGAGGAGGCCTGTTGCCGAGGACAAGACCAAGGGCCGGCACCGGGAGAGGCCGGACAAGGAGCACTGCCGTGACAGGAAGGCATCACGGAGTGCCGAAGCTGAGAAAAGCCTGCTGGAGAAGCTGGAAGAGGAGGCCCTGCACGCCTACAGGGAGGACTCCAATGATAAGGCCAGTGAGGTGTCCTCGGACAGCTTCACTGACCGTGGGCAGGAGCCTGGCCTCAGCGCCCTCCTAGAGGTGTCTTTCACGGAGCCCACCGAGGACAAGGTCAAGGACAAGGAGAGGCACAGACACTCTTCATCTTCGTCCAAGAAAAGCCACGATCGAGAAAGAGTCAAGAAAGACAAatctgagaagagagaaaagagcgATGACTACAAGGACTCCGGTGGCAGGAAGGACCCCATCCAGTATGATAAGGACTTCTCTGATGCTGATGCTTACGGGCTCCCTTATGGCACAAAAGCTGACACAGAGGACGGGTTAGAGAAAGCCCTTGAGCTCTTCTCcacagagaagaaggagaaaaatgattcTGAAAGAGAGCCGTccaagaaaatagagaaggagCTGAAGCCCTATGGATCGAGTGCTGCCAGTGCCCtcaaggagaagaggaggagagagaagcaccGGGAGAAGTGGAGGGACGAGCGGGAGAAGCACAGGGACAGGCACGGGGATGGGCTCCTGCGGCATCACAAGGACGAGCAGAGGCCTGCGGCGAGAGACAAGGATGCACCCCCAAACCCGCTCCGAGACAGGTCCAGGGAGGACAGCCTGAAACTCAGCGAGGCCAGACTGAAGGAGAAGTTCAAGGACaatccagagaaagagaagggtgACCCGGCAAAAGTCAGCAACGGCGAGAAATTGCCGGTGTCCAGAGACCCGGGCAAGAGAGACGCCCGGCCCAGAGAAAAGCTGCTGGGTGATGGCGACCTGATGATGACCAGCTTCGAGCGCATGCTTTCCCAGAAGGACCTGGAGGTCGAGGAGCGCCACAAGCGGCATAAGGAGAGGATGAAGCAGATGGAGAAGATGAGGCACAGGTCTGGAGACCCAAAGCTCAAGGAGAGGATGAAGCCAGCCGAGGACGCACGGAAAAAGAGCCTGGATGTCCCTCCAAAGAAGCCGCTGGCGCTGGACCCCGCCCTGAAGGACAAGAagctcagggagtctgctcccgCTCCAGCAGCTCCTGAGAACAAGCCCCACCCAGGGCCAGCTGTGGACACCAGGGACTGGTTGGCAGGGCCACACATGAAAGAGGTCCTGCCTGCATCTCCCAGGCCTGACCAAGGCCGGCCCACTGGGGTCCCCACGCCTGCCTCCGTGGTGTCATGCCCCAGCTATGAGGAGGCCATGCACACGCCCAGGACGCCGTCCTGCAGTGCTGATGACTATTCTGACCTCATGTTCGACTGCACAGACCCTCAGCCTGTGTCCAGCACATCCACCAGCGCCTGCTCCCCATCCTTCTTTGACAGGTTCTCAGTGGCAGCAAGCGGGATCTCAGAGACCGCGAGCCAGACGCCCACAAGGCCGTTGTGCACGAGCCTTTATCGTTCGGTCTCTGTCGATATCAGGAGGACCCCTGAGGAAGAGTTCAGCACTGGGGACAAGCTGTTCAGACAGCAGAGCGTGCCCACGGCATCCAGTTATGACTCACCAGGCCAACACCTGGAGGACAAGGCCCCTGGGCCCCCGGGTCCTGCCGAGAAGTTCACCTGCTTGTCTCCGGGGTATTACTCCCCAGACTATGGCATCCCCTCCCCCAAAGCAGATGCTCTGCACTGCCCACCTGCAGCTGTGGTCAACGTCACCCCCTCCCCAGAGGGTGCCTTCTCTGGTTTACAAGCAAAGTCCCCCCCTCCGCACAGAGATGAACTGTTGGCCCCATCCATGGAGGGAGCCCTTCCCCCTGATTTGGGCATTCCCCTGGATGCCACAGAGGACCAGCAGGCCACTGCCGCCATCATCCCCCCAGAGCCCAGCTACCTGGAGCCACTGGATGAGGGCCCCTTCAGCACGGTCATCACGGAGGAACCCGTCGAGTGGGCACACCCGGCGGCCTCAGAGCAGGGCCTCTCCTGCAGTCTGATCGGGGGCGCCCCTGAGAACCCTGTCAGCTGGCCTGTTGGGCCAGACCTCCTGCTCAAGTCCCCACAGCGGCTCCCAGAGTCCCCGCAGCATTTCTGCCCCACTGAGGCCCTccaccctgctgccccagggcccTTTGGCACCACAGAGCCCCCTTACCCAGGCTCCCCTGACGCATACCCTCTGTCAGCCACTGAGCCTGGACTTGAGGGCGCCAAGAGTGATGAGGTAGAGGCTGTCCCAGCCTCCGTCTCCACCCCAGAGGAGCCAGCCCCCTTTGCCGCTGCTTCCAGGCTGGAACCTTTCTTTACCAATTGCAAACCgcttccagaagcacctgccgATGTGGCCGCGGAGCCTTCGTGTTTGACCACGGTGACTCAGGTGGAGGCTCTGGGGCCCATAGAAAGTAACTTCCTGGAAAATGGGCATGACCTGTCGGCACTCAGCCAGGTGGAGCCAGTGCCCTGGCCTGATGGATTCCCCAACTCTGAAGACGACTTAGATCTCGGGCCTTTTTCGTTGCCAGAGCTCCCCCCTCTTCAAGCTAAAGATGTTTCTGATGTTGAAACAGAACCTGTAGAAGAGACTGCCCTGGCTCCTCCTGAAGATGCCCCTGCAGGGCCCCCTGTAGTCCCCAGTGGTGGAGACATCCCTGCATCAGCTGCCGAGGAACAGCCTGTGCTGCCTCCTGACCCGGTGGCCCCCCGGCTCCCCACCGAGCCCGAGCCTCCCGAGGAGCCCCAGCCAGATGCAATGTTGGAAGCCACGGTAGAAGCAGGCACCGTGTCAGAGGGTAGGGTCCCCGAAGACTCAGACTCCAGTCTGGGGCCCGTGGCAGCACCATCAGAGCAGCCTCCACCAGGGAGTGGAGAGGAGGAGGCCGAGGGCCAGGATCTCACAGCTGCATCGCACAGTGTGCCTGACACCCCTGTGGATGGTGTGGCCCAGGCACATGCAGTGGACGGGGCAGGCCCCCTGGATGGTGCCAGTCTCGAGGGACCTCTGGGCAGCATCCAGCCTGAAGTGACAGAACCAGAACCCAAACCTGCGGCTGAAGCCCCAAAGGCGCCCAAAGTGGAGGAGATCCCCCAGCGCATGACCAGGAACCGGGCTCAGATGCTAGCCAATCAGAACAAGCAGAGCTCACCTCCCTCGGAGAAGgagcccgcccctgcccctgcccccagagcaaAGGGCCGCTGCTGTGAGGAGGACGacccccaggcccagcacccaCGCAAGCGCCGCTTCCAGCGCTCCAgtcagcagctgcagcagcagatGAATACGTCCACGCAGCAGACACGGGAGGTGATTCAGCAGACCCTGGCTGCCATTGTGGACGCCATCAAGCTGGACGACATCGAGCCCTACCACAGCGACAGATCCAACCCGTACTTTGAATACCTGCAGATCAGAAAGAAGATCGAGGAAAAGCGCAAGATCCTCTGCTACATCACCCCTCAGGCACCCCAGTGCTACGCCGAGTACGTCACCTACACGGGCTCCTACCTCCTGGACGGCAAGCCACTCAGCAAGCTGCACATCCCCGTG ATtgcgccccctccctccctggcggAGCCCCTGAAGGAGTTGTTCAAGCAGCAGGAGGCTGTGCGGGGGAAGCTGCGTCTGCAGCACAGCATCGAGCGG GAGAAGCTCATTGTCTCCTGCGAGCAGGAGATCCTGCGGGTTCACTGCCGGGCGGCGAGGACCATCGCGAACCAGGCAGTGCCATTCAGCGCCTGCACCATGCTGCTCGACTCTGAGGTCTATAACATGCCTCTGGAAAGTCAG GGGGACGAGAACAAGTCTGTGCGTGACCGGTTCAATGCCCGCCAGTTCATCTCCTGGCTGCAGGACGTGGACGACAAGTATGACCGCATGAAG ACGTGTCTCCTGATGCGGCAACAGCACGAGGCCGCAGCCCTCAACGCTGTGCAGAGGATGGAGTGGCAGCTGAAGGTCCAGGAGCTGGACCCTGCAGGGCACAAATCCCTGTGCGTAAACGAGGTGCCCTCCTTCTACGTGCCCATGGTCGATGTCAATGACGACTTCGTGCTTCTGCCAGCCTGA